The genomic segment ACATTCTTCTTGAACCCTGGTCTCCCGGAAAAATCTTCCGTCTTGACAGGGAATCTTTGGATATGATGCTCATGGAAATCGGTGAACGGTATCATAAAAAAATTGCATGGATCAGCCATACAGCAAATCTTAATTCCGTATCTTTGCAGAAAATCCCCCCAATTGCCATGTTAATGACATACTACCTTGAATTGGACGGATTGGAACCCCATGAAGCCCTGGATAATGCCCTGAAAAAAACAGCAGGAAAATAAACAATGGAAATATCCGATTCGACCCGCCGTTTCCTTGAAAAATGGAAAGAATTCACAAAACCGGGACGTTCCCGCTATCCGGTATTAATCGTTATTCCCAATAATCGGAATATGTACAATATTTCAGTAATGGATGAAATCTGCAGCATTACGGATTTTGAACTGTTCGATTTTCAAAAAGTGTATCAAAAGCGGCTGCACCTTTTTATTCCCAGAAACAGCATCCGAACCGAAATTGTAACCAATGCTGCAAAACAGCCTGTTATTTTTATAAATATTGAATTTTTCTATAATAAATGGACTGAAGAAGAAAGAATTGCATTTTTAAAAGACATTATCAGACAGGATGGTCATAAAGGAATTGTTCTGATAATGTATTGTGAAGAAGAATTTTTATCTGTTATAGAAATTCCTGAAAACAGCAGAGGCGTTATCTGGAATCCGTAAAAACACACCTGATGGAGTCTGATATGGAACTGAAAAAGTTTATAAAAATTTCTCCCGGTTTTAAATCCGCTGTAAATCTTGAAAAAGAACTTGAAAATCTCCAAAAAGTTTCCGGTTATATTCCCGGCGAAGTTTCAAGAGAGGTTATTCTTGACTTTGCCAAAAAACTGCATCCAACTGCATCCAACCGCCGTTCACGTCTTATTATGGGAACTTACGGAACAGGTAAAAGCCATCTGGCGCTGGTGATTGCCAACTTATTCCGTATGCCTGCTGATACCCCTGAAATTCAGAGTGTTTTGGAAAAACTGGATTATGATACCCGTGAACTGCTGGTAAACAACAGAAAAGCAGTAAATAAAAAATTTCTGATTGTAAGACTTTACGGTGATGAAGGCAGAATATCCGATGCTTTTATGATGGGTCTTCGCAGATCACTTGAAGAAGCAGGACTGGAACATCTTCTGCCGGATTCAGCATTTGATGCCGCAATAGACAGAATTGAGGAAGTAAAAGAAAGTTTTCCCGAAAATTATGCTATTCTGAAAGAGGCAATAGAAAAAAAGGGACTGACACTCAATGAACTCACAGCCCGTTTAAAAAATTATGAAAGAAATGCTTTTGATATTTTCTGCACGATACATCCTTCATTTTCCGGCGGCAGTCGTTTTGTCTATTCCACCATGCTGGAACCTGCTACATTTTACAATAGTGTAATCAAAGAACTTGCAGATAATCATGATTATGAAGGCATTGCTGTTTTCTGGGATGAATTCGGGCATAAAATGGAGGAAGTTGTCAAAGACCCTTCTGGAAAAGAAGGGATTGATCTTCAGGAATTTGCTGAAAGCTGTAACTACAGTGAAGAATACCAGCTTCATCTTTACCTGTTTTGTCACCGTTCTCTCAAGGAATACCAGGATATTTCAAAATCAGGTGCGGGAATTCATGACAGCCTTCAGCAAAGAGAAGATGATTTACGGAAAATTGAAGGACGATTCAAGCCCTTTATTCTGAAAAACACCTCAGCCGAGACATTCCGCTTAATCAGCAGTGTGATTATTACAGATGAGAATTCAGTGCAGTGGAAGCATCTGACAGACGATTTCAGCCCTTATTTTGACAGCCTTTCTGAACAGACTTCAAAACTAAATTATTTTATTGGTTACCCCAGAGAAAAATTAAAATCCGATATTGTTCTGGGTACATATCCGCTGCATCCGATGACGGTTTTCTGTCTGCCGGAACTATCCGAAAAAGTGGCACAGAACAACCGAACCCTTTTTACCTGTCTTTGCGAAGACGATATGGGAAGTCTTTACCGTTACATCAACAAGACAGTATGTGATCCGCAAGCCTTTTCTCCGCCTATGTTTACTGTGGATATGCTTTGGGAATATTTTTCAGAAGATGTGAAACAGCAGGAACGGACAAGCTCTGTTTACCGGGATTATCGTCTATTGTCAGCCCGTCTGAATGCAGATGATGATTTCGGGCAGCGTCTCCTGAAATCTGTGTGTGTATTTCAGATTGTAAAACCCACAAGATTCAAAATAACTTCTGACATTCTCGAATATTCTCTGAATATCTCTCCGGAGCGGTTGGAAGAATTCCATGACAGACTCCAAAAACTTTCTGACCACAGAGATGAAAACCGCATTCTGACATCCTTGACTGACGGTTCATATCGTCCGGCAATAATTGGCATGACCGAATCTCTGTACGGAAAAATCAGTAAGCTTGTTGCCAATGCCTCCGCTCCTGATTCCCCTTTGCAAAAACCGATTGCCTTTCTCAATTCCATATGGAAAGATTTTTCGGTTGCCAAAAATCTGGAAGTTACCCGTTACTGGGATGAGTTTGGCCCAAAACAAGCGCGTTTAGATTGAATGAGATTTTATTTTGTCAGCGCGGTTTAAATCGAGATAAATCGCATTAAAATTAATTCTCATTGTCTTTAAAGACAACAATTCTCCTGTCAGTTTTCTCTCAAACCGATTTTGGATTGACAAATTGTATTGTTGACTTATGGTATCCTCCTTTCAATGGTTTGGGGACGGGCTCACAAATTGTCCAATACAATTGCTGCCCATTATTTATTGTTATGGAAAGCTGAATTTTCTCAGCTTGCAAGCAAAATTAAGCAGTAGTTTTAAGCGTGTGTTATAGCCTATTATATTGTAGCAAATCTTTCGGCCTGTTTTTATTATAATACATGGGATATTGATAAAGGTATTAACAAAACGTTTGAATTCCATGCGTATAATTTGAACACCGACCGGACGGTAAGGCTGCATCAATCCATACCAGGATTTCAAGTCCCATGCCAATGCAGCAATTACCATATACGCCCAATTGGCAAAAAATGTGTTTGAAGGTGAATGAAGAGCTTTAACACCGTTTTTCAATTGCTCTATATCATTTTCATGATCGGCTCGTTTTCGATAAAATTTAAGAATTTGTTCGGGCACCTTTTTCCAATCATTTCCGATATAGAAAAAATAACGGATATCATCGCTAAGATGCTTTGTCCCTTTGACTACCTTTAACTGCTTTTTTAAAACAACTATTCGATATGCCTTATCGCACTTTACAGGTTGATAAGAAAATTCACCAACATGTTCTGATTCAGTTATGACTTTTTTAAAATTTCTTTTCTTGACAACATCCTGCTTTACATTTTTCGGACGCTTGCGAGGTTTTGTTTTTACTTCATATTTTTCTTCCTTTTCAAGCAATTCCCAGTGGTCTATATCATTTTTTGCAATTTTGACCAGATTTGGCATAGCATCTATACCAAAGACAAATGTACAGCTTTTGTCCCATTTATCAAAATTTTGTGTCAGGCTAAAATCCGTATCTCCGCGAAGATAAATTTTATCAAAAGTGCCTGAAACAAGTTCCAGAGCTTTATCAATCCATTGTGCAGAATCATCATGAGAAGCGACATTACCTGAACGATTAATAATATAAAGGGGTTCCCTGGTATTGGCCAATGATACGACAAGAGGATGGTATCCCCACTGTCCGTTGTAGGAAATATCCATACCTTCCTTACACTCACCGGTTGTTTTGCATATTGTCCCGTCAACATTAATAACAGCTTCCTTTTTAAAATTTTGGGACTGCTGCTCCCAGATTCTTTGACGAATTTTATTTTTTATATCCATCAACTTAATAATATCTTCTTTTTCAAAACGCCTGAGAAAATCACCGGCAGTTGTGGGGTCGGGAATAATCTCTGCTCCTATTGCATTGAGAAAGGCATCGTCATTTCTTTGCAGGTCAATATCCTCAAGGGTTGTACCTCCCGCAAGTATGTTGTATGCAATATTAAGGATATGATCTGAATCATGGTAGGGCAGATGACGTTTGAGAATATGGAGATTTTCATCAATCTCTTTCGTCAATCCAATTTTTTGAGCAAGCATCTGGATAACCCCGATACCTCCACAGGCAATACCATTGTTACGCCCGTCAATATCGTAGTGTATATTAGACCCTGCGAACATGGGAGAAGATTGGTCGTCCCAGTTCTTTCTCTCAATTCTTTTTTCAATTTTCTTCTTGCGCTTGTTGAGTTTTTTCTTTGTTTTTTTATTCACTTGAAAGCCCCTTTTGTTTATAGTTGCTTTTAAATCCTGTTTTATATAATATACTATAAAAATTAAAAAATCAACATTTTTTCGCATAAATTATTCTCTTTTCATGCTTATATTGGGGTTTGGTGTAAAACGTGAGTTTGTCATAACGCCTGTAAGTCTTTGGCAATTAAAAGAAAGTCTGCATCTGCTGACAAAAAATCTGGGAGCCGGAGAATATATTGACGGAATTTTGCTGATTGTCATGTGCGCTGATTCACGGCAGATTGAAGATGCCAAAAAAATTGCATCTGAAGAATTGGCGCAGGCACAATACCGGCAGTTAATTCTGGCTGTACCCAAACAGCCTGTCAGTTTTTTTGACCGCCTTATGCAGTATCAGGCACTGGTATATCTGAAAAAACAGGAAGGCAGTCTGTATGGTGAAAGCGGTGAACTGCATGAGGAATGGAGTATATGGTTCAATGATATTTTCAGTCAGTTAACCAATGATATTGAGCAGTTAATCAATCCGGAAAACCGGATGCTGGAATATTGCTGGAAGGGTGTTGGAAAAGCGGATATTATCAACCGGAGAAAATTGAAAGATTTTACAGATGAGGTCATGCAGGATGTTTTTCCCCACTCTCCCTATATCGGAGATGATAAACTTGCAATGGATGATTTCAGCAGAAATTGGGGATACCGAAAAGAATGCAGAGATATTGTATTCAAACTGACAAAACACGGAGCAGCCGAAGAACTGATAAAAGAAAGTGCATCCGCACCCAAACATGTTATCAATCAGCTTCTCATGATAAACGGCATACTGTCAAAAAATCAGGCAGGTGAAGCTGTTATCGGCAGACCCTCGGAAGATCAGCATTCCGGGGCGGCCAAAGTATGGGACTGTATAGACAGTTATTTGAAAAAAGTAAAAAAAGGCCCGGTCAGTATGGGGAAAATGGTGAAACAACTGAGAAATTCACCCTACGGAGTGAAATGCCGTATCATGCCGATTCTTTTTGCCGCAGTGGCTCACAGCGAACTTTCTCTTGGCAATCTTTCCTTTGAGTTCAGCCGCACTGCCAAAAAAATCGAAAAAATTTCATCCTTTGAAAATGATACACTTGAAAAAGTATTTATTTCACCTGAAAAATACAAACTTGTCTATGTAAATGTCAGTTCCGATCAGAACGAACTGATTGCCGGTCTTGCAAAGGTTTTTTCTATAAATCTTGAATCTGTTTATCTTCCTTTGGAAAGAGTACAAAAAGTGGGGGAAAATATCGGTGCATGGTGGAGAGGGCTTTCCGGTTATGCACAGATAACTGAAAATATATCAGATGAAGCGGCCATGCTCAGAGACCATGTGTTCCGGCCTTTGGCACAGATTGAACCGGATATTGAGAAAATTTTACTTCAAGACATTTTCAAAGAGGTTTTTAAAATCGAAGGGGAAGCTGTAAAAAGGCAGAAAGTGACTCAAATTGTTCAGCCTATCAGAGAGGAATTTGAAAATACCACTGAACAGCTTAGAAATACAATTTATTCGGTATGTTCATCTGTGTTTTCAGATAATGAGGAAGAAGGAGATAACGGTGCATCATCTCTGTCAAAATGGTTTCATCAACTGGATGAAGAAAAAAGGAATTTCATTTTTCACGGTGATGCAGGTACGTTGATTGCTTACTGCCGTGAAGGGAATGATATCAGCGAATCAACGATACTTTCTATTGCTGAAAAAATTACCGGAATGAAAACAGATAACTGGTCTGATGAACTATGGCTTGACCCAATTAACGAGATAGATTTTACTCGTCATCCTCAACATAATTTGCTCCATATTTGTCATCTATAGAATCAAGCAAACTGTCTTGTTCAAAATGATGATTTTCCCAAAAAGTCACTTTTTCCATAATTCCTTCCATTGTTTCAGAAGTAACTTTTGTCCATGCTGTTTCCAAATTCTTACGTAATCCTTTAAGGGTAAAATTACAATGCCGGGCCATATATTGTTTCATTACAGCCCAGCATTTTTCAATCGGTTGCAGTTCCGGGTGATACTGAGGTGTACGTAAAATCTCAATGTTACGATCTTTACATAGTGGATCATTGCGGAGCATAAAATCAAGTTTGAACATTCTTTGAGGACGATGCTGATTTATTAAATCAATAAGCTGAATACGAAGAAAATCCTCACTGAATGCAATATTGTTCTCGGTTAACCATTTCTGAAGAACTGACTTACTGCTGGTCAATGCTGGAACATTATCTTCAAGGAACATATTATGATATGGGGCATTATCCATAATAATAACAGAATTATCTGCTATGTTGGGAAGTAGCTGAGTTGTCAACCATCGTGTAAAGTTTTCCTCCTCCATTGAACCATGATAGTCACCAGTGCGTCGGTTTGCCTGAAAAACAAGTTCAGACCTCCTGACATGGGCGTAATTTCGTTTGCAACTCTGGGGGGTTAAAAACAAGGCGGAGATCTGTTCCAGGGTAAAGGCATTCTTCGTGATTTATTATCTCACATAAAGCTTTAAGGGCACTATTTGATCTCTGGTTTGCCATTGTATGAAACTGTACGATCAGGCATTTATTTTCTTCATCAGGTATTATATCTGCTGGAGTCTGGAAAACAGCTTTAAGAAAAGAGCGCCCCTCTTCTTCATTCCGGGCAAGAACAGGAGGAACAAGGAGATCGAAAAGAGATGTTTCTGCGCGATAAGCAGTCATTTTTATAAGA from the Desulfonema limicola genome contains:
- a CDS encoding DUF6079 family protein — encoded protein: MELKKFIKISPGFKSAVNLEKELENLQKVSGYIPGEVSREVILDFAKKLHPTASNRRSRLIMGTYGTGKSHLALVIANLFRMPADTPEIQSVLEKLDYDTRELLVNNRKAVNKKFLIVRLYGDEGRISDAFMMGLRRSLEEAGLEHLLPDSAFDAAIDRIEEVKESFPENYAILKEAIEKKGLTLNELTARLKNYERNAFDIFCTIHPSFSGGSRFVYSTMLEPATFYNSVIKELADNHDYEGIAVFWDEFGHKMEEVVKDPSGKEGIDLQEFAESCNYSEEYQLHLYLFCHRSLKEYQDISKSGAGIHDSLQQREDDLRKIEGRFKPFILKNTSAETFRLISSVIITDENSVQWKHLTDDFSPYFDSLSEQTSKLNYFIGYPREKLKSDIVLGTYPLHPMTVFCLPELSEKVAQNNRTLFTCLCEDDMGSLYRYINKTVCDPQAFSPPMFTVDMLWEYFSEDVKQQERTSSVYRDYRLLSARLNADDDFGQRLLKSVCVFQIVKPTRFKITSDILEYSLNISPERLEEFHDRLQKLSDHRDENRILTSLTDGSYRPAIIGMTESLYGKISKLVANASAPDSPLQKPIAFLNSIWKDFSVAKNLEVTRYWDEFGPKQARLD
- a CDS encoding IS1380 family transposase, giving the protein MNKKTKKKLNKRKKKIEKRIERKNWDDQSSPMFAGSNIHYDIDGRNNGIACGGIGVIQMLAQKIGLTKEIDENLHILKRHLPYHDSDHILNIAYNILAGGTTLEDIDLQRNDDAFLNAIGAEIIPDPTTAGDFLRRFEKEDIIKLMDIKNKIRQRIWEQQSQNFKKEAVINVDGTICKTTGECKEGMDISYNGQWGYHPLVVSLANTREPLYIINRSGNVASHDDSAQWIDKALELVSGTFDKIYLRGDTDFSLTQNFDKWDKSCTFVFGIDAMPNLVKIAKNDIDHWELLEKEEKYEVKTKPRKRPKNVKQDVVKKRNFKKVITESEHVGEFSYQPVKCDKAYRIVVLKKQLKVVKGTKHLSDDIRYFFYIGNDWKKVPEQILKFYRKRADHENDIEQLKNGVKALHSPSNTFFANWAYMVIAALAWDLKSWYGLMQPYRPVGVQIIRMEFKRFVNTFINIPCIIIKTGRKICYNIIGYNTRLKLLLNFACKLRKFSFP
- a CDS encoding transposase, which codes for MFLTPQSCKRNYAHVRRSELVFQANRRTGDYHGSMEEENFTRWLTTQLLPNIADNSVIIMDNAPYHNMFLEDNVPALTSSKSVLQKWLTENNIAFSEDFLRIQLIDLINQHRPQRMFKLDFMLRNDPLCKDRNIEILRTPQYHPELQPIEKCWAVMKQYMARHCNFTLKGLRKNLETAWTKVTSETMEGIMEKVTFWENHHFEQDSLLDSIDDKYGANYVEDDE